The region GACCATGTTGGCGCGATCCTCGCCGTCGTGGTTGTAGAGGCGATCGGGCCAGAACTCCTTGTAGACCCGCTCCCCTACCATCCGGCGGATCTCGCCTGGCGTCATGCGCCGGTGGAAGCACGTCGCCACGATGAGGTGGATATCGTCCACCCCGTGGTCGTGGAGCAGGGGGATGAGGATGCCCAGGACTCGCTCCCGCGCATCGGGCCGCACCATCTGGGGCAGCGGCACCGAGATGTCGTCGAGGGCGATGGTCACGCGCATCCCCGGGCGCAGCCTCGCGTGCAGCGGATCGCCGCCCTCGGGCCGCACCAGGGCCTGCCGGATGGCGCGATCCGGATCGGGCAAGCCCTTGAGAGGTTGCGGGGGGTAGATGACGCGCGTGCCCACCGGCAGACGCTCGTGCATGAAGCCATCCCCGTACCACACGATGCGCTTCGCGCTGCGCTTGTCGATGTGGACGATCGTCCTGGCGTGGCCCGGCGGCGCGGCGCTCGGCTGGGCCGCGGCCTCGGTGGGGGTGCGCTCCTTGGTCACGTTCACTCCAGCCTGAGAATTTGCCAGCCGTAATCCCGGGCGATGCGCGCCAGGCGGGTCGTCGGGTTTACGACGCCGGCGCGGCCCACGACGCCAAGCATCGCCTGGTCGCTGGCGCTGTCGGCATACGCCCGCGCCTCCTCCAGATCCCAGCCGCGGGCGGCGGCGTACTCGCGGATGAGGCGCCCCTTGTTGCTGCCGAACACGACGGGTTCGAGCATCCGGCCGGTGGCCATTCCGTCCCGGAACTCCAGGCGCGTGGCGATCGCCCCCTCGAACCCGAAGCGCCGCACGAAGGGCGCCACCGAGAAGTCCGGCGCGCCGGTCACGAGCACCAGGGGCCCGTGCTCGCGGGCGGTCTCGAGGAACGCCGCCGTGTAGGTCATGAGCCGAGGTTCGATGACCTGCGCGTAGAGATCCTCCGAGAGCCTTTCGAGTCGATCCCGGCTCATTCCCCGGTACAGGCCGAACAGCGCGCGGGCGAAGTCCACCCGGTGATAGGCGTCAAGCAAGTGGAAGGTCGGGGCTAAAACCGCCAGGTTGGCCAGTCGCCCGGCAACCGAAGAAAGCCGCCCGCAATGGCGGGCGTAGAAGGCGTAGACATGGACGAGATTCGTGTCAGCGAGAGTCCCGTCGAAATCGAAGAAGGTAGGCGCATGGCCAGCCCCCACACGGCCGGCCTCCAAGAGGCCGTCCCGGCTACCAGGCATCGGCCGGCCGTGCCGCGCCAATAGGCGCCCAAGAAAGCGGCCGGAGCCGAGCAAACACAAAAAACCTTCCTAACAACGCCCTTGTTGACCTACGCCCTGAACAGCGCCTTGATTCTACGCTTGCTCCAGTGGAGCTGCGAGCGGGCGATCACCCGGAACTGCG is a window of Candidatus Tanganyikabacteria bacterium DNA encoding:
- a CDS encoding HAD-IB family hydrolase, whose product is MGAGHAPTFFDFDGTLADTNLVHVYAFYARHCGRLSSVAGRLANLAVLAPTFHLLDAYHRVDFARALFGLYRGMSRDRLERLSEDLYAQVIEPRLMTYTAAFLETAREHGPLVLVTGAPDFSVAPFVRRFGFEGAIATRLEFRDGMATGRMLEPVVFGSNKGRLIREYAAARGWDLEEARAYADSASDQAMLGVVGRAGVVNPTTRLARIARDYGWQILRLE